One window from the genome of Dermacentor silvarum isolate Dsil-2018 chromosome 7, BIME_Dsil_1.4, whole genome shotgun sequence encodes:
- the LOC125947245 gene encoding uncharacterized protein LOC125947245, whose translation MAAKFGQLEDYRIILPNVSSGEAMKRAVMLHCDISGRPYRIEDYRKPLQDAGVIKDVAVIGAYQMSHVWLVNLRTDEAKKKLIEAGRLVVKDRLCIVIDSNRQEVRLKLHWVALDVTSDNIRRAFSEYGEVREVTNDRWKAEGFECADSLTKLVRLFLKEGIALDNIPHQMRLGSGTVLIVAPGRAPLCLRCKHTGHIRRDCRVPKCAECHAFGHGQEACTRSYAKAVGRSTVVDQSELVMDEEEAEQAAAPATADKSGTDQGADKEVRFSGLQTPAVTVSSVGEHQETATSNAVGVGPVLQDEGPTGESSDATSVSQPQQAASIKPAVDESALGNMDAETAPAKRRHDDVSAVSQEQRLRQVEASLEANGVTKKPRSAVRTRASSLTRGAKEVNSYYGDCTKRRDGK comes from the coding sequence gactacaggattaTTTTGCCCAATGTTTCATCAGGTGAAGCTATGAAGCGTGCAGTCATGCTGCACTGCGACATCTCAGGTCGTCCATACCGCATCGAAGACTATCGAAAGCCCTTACAAGACGCCGGCGTCATCAAGGACGTTGCTGTAATAGGTGCCTACCAGATGTCCCACGTCTGGCTCGTTAACCTGCGGACGGATGAAGCGAAAAAGAAGCTTATAGAAGCAGGAAGGTTGGTCGTCAAGGATCGTCTTTGCATCGTCATCGACTCCAACAGGCAAGAGGTGCGTCTGAAGTTGCATTGGGTGGCTTTGGATGTCACGAGCGATAACATTCGGAGGGCATTCAGTGAATACGGCGAAGTGAGGGAAGTGACCAATgacaggtggaaagcggagggctTCGAATGTGCTGACTCTCTGACAAAGCTTGTGCGATTGTTTTTGAAAGAGGGTATCGCACTGGACAACATACCACACCAGATGCGCCTGGGCAGCGGTACAGTGCTCATTGTGGCGCCAGGACGAGCCCCTCTTTGCCTTCGTTGCAAGCACACGGGTCATATACGGCGTGATTGCAGGGTACCGAAGTGCGCCGAATGTCATGCGTTTGGCCATGGACAGGAGGCATGTACTCGCAGCTACGCCAAAGCCGTGGGCAGATCTACGGTTGTAGACCAAAGCGAGCTTGTCATGGACGAGGAAGAGGCAGAGCAAGCTGCGGCACCTGCGACAGCCGACAAGAGCGGAACCGATCAGGGAGCTGACAAGGAAGTCCGCTTCTCGGGGCTGCAGACGCCGGCCGTGACGGTGTCCAGCGTCGGTGAGCACCAAGAGACTGCTACATCGAACGCGGTTGGCGTTGGTCCGGTGCTCCAGGATGAGGGCCCCACGGGAGAGTCCTCGGACGCGACCAGCGTCTCTCAACCGCAGCAGgcagcaagcataaagccagcgGTTGACGAAAGTGCTCTGGGAAATATGGACGCGGAGACAGCCCCggcaaagcgtcgccatgacgacGTGAGTGCGGTGTCGCAGGAGCAGCGTCTGAGACAGGTCGAAGCTTCGCTGGAAGCGAATGGGGTGACgaagaaacctcgcagcgccGTTCGGACGCGCGCGTCGTCCCTGACAAGGGGCGCCAAGGAGGTGAACTCTTACTATGGCGACTGCACAAAGCGTCGAGATGGGAAATGA